Proteins encoded in a region of the Bombyx mori chromosome 23, ASM3026992v2 genome:
- the LOC101742653 gene encoding uncharacterized protein LOC101742653, whose protein sequence is MNSLNNVFSSRMIVGAAIVGIVGAAGVFIYEQMYAEKRRAMLVREVARLDNQIASMRTELESLRELQKETHLRRVKQKKSGRPRPERAPKKSAPSGDVVDAPEQSYASDSEYYTDYQSIGGTDAEMDSEEFYDVHTDDDDEDDDTLRASIRNGLMANLEEDPSDKNDSPKLSIRNAT, encoded by the exons ATGAATTCATTAAATAATGTGTTTTCGTCACGTATGATTGTTGGAGCGGCAATTGTCGGCATCGTAGGCGCTGCTGGCGTCTTCATATATGAACAGATGTATGCGGAAAAACGAAGAGCCATGCTAG TGCGGGAAGTAGCAAGATTAGATAACCAGATCGCATCAATGAGGACGGAACTCGAGAGCTTAAGAGAACTGCAGAAAGAAAC ACACCTTCGGCgagtgaaacaaaaaaaatctggcAGACCTCGACCTGAAAGGGCTCCAAAGAAGTCTGCACCAAGTGGAGATGTTGTTGATGCACCGGAACAGAGCTATGCATCGGACTCTGAATATTACACCGATTACCAATCTATAGGTG GAACCGATGCTGAGATGGACAGTGAGGAGTTCTATGATGTTCACacggatgatgatgatgaggatgATGACACATTGAGAGCATCCATTAGAAATGGTCTCATGGCTAATTTGGAAGAG GATCCATCGGATAAGAATGACAGTCCAAAACTATCGATAAGAAATGCAACTTag